The Mobula birostris isolate sMobBir1 chromosome 1, sMobBir1.hap1, whole genome shotgun sequence sequence TGGCACCAACTTGTCAAGCAGAGTCCGCACAAACTGCAAATCAAACACGCGACAGCAGTAGAAATATGGCAAGTCCATTTTATACATACTTTATatgatatttatatatttatatattgcaGATGGACAGGCACTGTGCCGTCATGCAAACAAAAAGCTCACTTTGGGTAAATAGCGTTTTTGTAATAAGAAACGTGACAAAAATATTTTTAGCACATCTTAATCTGTACAGAGACCGGAAACACAAATAAAACCATGTAATGTAACAGTCTCATAAACCCTCTTttcttatatataaaaaaacaattcGTTCACAGTTAAGAAATTGGCAACCAATTGTCTGCCACATGAAATAAACGATTTCTTAAAATCCTTTCCGCTTCTTTAATGATTTGAGATAATCATTATCTATAAAACCAAAATAAAGGAACGCAAGTTTTAGGGCTGTTTTGGAACTCTATGTTTAATCTGAAAACAGTTTGAGAACACACCGTTAACGAACGCAGTCTGGAATTTAGCTGTATCGCAGCCGTAATCACAGCAGACAGATTCTTAGAAAGCGGCGGATGAAGCTAATAACAAATAATCCGTAGCAGCTACTAACACTGATGAAACCTCTGAACCAAATGAGGCCGACAGTTTTAACGCGGAGAATTGTTCAAATCAAAAAGAAAATATACACCCCGCccacaaaacaaaaaagaaaacttTCTCGTTATCTTCAGTTCCTCGTCCAAACTTTTCCAGCGACGCGTCTGTACAAAGAATCATTCCTAAACTCAAGTCCTGTTCGATTATTGACTTCCAATTGTAATTTTTGCCCCTCGCGATGGGAATTGTTCTTGGGTTTTATTGTTTGTCTGTTTAAGGCTtgtcgctgcactgtttgcagagACTGGACGTGCTGTAAAGAGCCGTACTGGTGACGCACTTGTCGGGGCAGCtggccgccgccgccgccgctgTCGCCGCCACTAAGCCGCTGGCAGTGAAAGGGTAGCCGCCAGCCGCCGCTTGCTCGTAGGCGCCCAGGCTGGGGGTGAGGGCGGCTGCAGCGGCGGAGGACGGTAGCGCTGCCGCCGGCAAGCTCTGGCCCTGGTTCAGGTACGCCACCAGTCTCCTCATCTCATCCAGTGCTTGAGCCTGCATCAGGATGTAGTTCTTGGCCAGGAGCAGCGTGGCGATCTTGGAGAGCTTCCTGACGGACGGGCTGTGCGCGTAAGGGATCACCGACCTCAGCTCGTCCAGCGCGTCGTTTAAGTCGTGCATGCGCCTCCTCTCCCGGGCGTTAATGCTCAGCCTCAGGGCTCTCTGCTCCTTGTTCTTCTTGCTCGCCGCCACCCCGGCTCCTTTGGTCAGAGAACCGGCCCGCTCGGTGCCCCCTTGCCTGCCCAGCATCAGCTCGCAGCGCTCGTCGCTGTCCTCGTCCGGGCTCTGGTCGCCTCCGCTGCTCTCCCGGCAGGAGGTGACCTGGTGCTCGGCGTACTGCCCGCTGCCCCCTCCGGCCTCTCCCCCTGGCTGCTGATGCACCGCGTCGGCGTCGGCTTGCTCGAAGCAAACCATCGGGGAGCGGGGCTCAGGCAGCGACAGCTCGATAGCAGCGGGAGGGCGGAAAGTACTCTCCAGTCTCTTAGCCGAGGCGCTGAGAGTTTGGCGAAAAAGATCCTCTTGTGGTCCATTGAGGTGGAGGCTCCTTTCCATTCTCGCCAGGTCAAGTCCGTTGGCTGGGATTTTGTTGTGGTTGCATAAACTACTCTTTTAATATCTCAGGTtgtcccccaccccttgatctttccaccACTTGATCGTGATGTGTGTACTTTTTTTTAACCCTGTGATCTGTCCCgatgtgctgctgctgctgttgatGGTAATGGTGATGAGCACCTCGTAACGCTTATCTGCTTGGATTCACCTTCAAGATATTTCCGCGGCGATGAGCAGACGGGAGTCTTTTACATCATTATCTCCGAGCAGGTTATTATGAAGGGTTGCCTATTGGGACCGTGCTTCCACCAATCAGGTTAACGTTTTAATTAATAGGATTAAAACGGTAACAAACAATCCAGCCTGTGAGATATATCTCTCCCCTCTCTAACAGCACTGTCTGGATGGCAACGAGCTTCCCAGCCGCCGACTGCAAAGTGTACACATGCACATTTTACATCTACATATATGAGACAACACAGCTCCAGCTTGCAGAGCGGCGCTTGGTCCATTATTCCTCCAGCCATCTGTATACGCAACTTAACGCATATGCTTCCACGGCTTTTTGTCCCGTTAGAAACCGAACAAATGCTTTCCTCTGACTTGTGTGGCGACTTTCACCCATCATTGAGCAGACTTAATGCTCTAGTCCTGCAACTCCGGCTCCCTGCGTTTTAGGCAGAAATCACACACAGTTAGGAAAAATTAAAGCAAGGAAGAAACTGTGGAAGTACGCTTATGCATTTTTTTTTCCGAGAGTCGAATAGAAACAGTACAAACTCATTTCATAGTTCTGACTCGTTCTATTTGATTCTAATCTTCCTTGATGGCACCGAACGTTTAATAGCATCTTTTCATTCTTGCGACCCCAGTCTAAAGTAATATTCCGCAACACCTCTAGCAAATCAATCTTATGTGTCAGAATAACTGGAGGTAGGAATGTATTTGTTCCCCCGATTTCATTAAAAACCTTTTAATTGTGTCTTTCAGAGTTGGCCCCAGGTGTTCGCCTCTTTTCATTACATTTTGCTCTAATGTGATGAAATTCTAATTCTCGCCTTCCATATGGTTAAATTTTTCCGCTGAGAATTGGTAGGAAAGAGAGAGGATTTATTAATCTTCCTAATCTATTTCACAACGCAGAGCTCTTGCCTGTTGTTGGAAGATATGGTAACAGTTGGGTCTGTCTGATGTATCAATGATCGCAGTTCACTGGCAGTAAGATAGGACCTTAATCATTAGAAGCTGCAAATGTACACGGTGCAGCTTTAAAAAAGGACACAAATATTATACTATTAGAATATTCAGAGCACTAGGCAGGTTAGCCCAGAAGACATTAACTATCCATCTGTTTATCCACGAAGTAGCTCATACAATTATCTTCATTTAAAAGAGCCTGAAATGTTCAGAGATGCAGGTTCGAATGTTCAAAAGCCATTCAAACATTTGAAACCCTGCTACGTGATGCAATCATTAAATTCTGGAATCCTGCAGCTAAATCTTCTTGTAATAACAGTTCTGCTGTGTTATTATGGAGAAAATGAATTCCCCTTGTTGTTTCTGGATGCCACCACCTGAATTCTTTCTCCTAAATAGAGAAGCCCCGTGCTAGGGCGACGGTGGCAGAAGAGCGTCTGCATTTTTAAGCATTACGTGCACTAATGGGGCTGGGCGTTCAACTGGAGTCAACATCCAGCTTTAGTAATAGCAAGGAATTATAAAAGTGAGAATTACTCGTTTTTTTCCGCAGGTGGGTGTTAACGGAATGTATAGTACATGAAAGGAATCAATATACCCGATTAACCTTCCACTAACTTTTCTTCCCCCATGCCAGCTAGTTAATTATTCAACAAAAAGGCCCGTTATAGAGAGTTGAAGTGAGAAAGGTACACATTCACATTTTTACATCTAGATTTGGGGAAACAAAGAAAGTGGAAAATACAGACGTCATGTTATAAAGTAATTGGGAAAAATGTTCCGAAAACTCTTAAGAAAGTTTACTCCGTTTGCAGGTGGAGGCTGCGAGTGCATTGGAGCTTACGattgtttaaaaatatttaatgACGTCTTTCATTTCGTTTTCCTCGTGGAACTTTGTTCACTTGCCAGCTCCGTCAGGATGCGCAGTAAAAATATAGTTTGAGGCTTTCGACTGAATTAAAATATAGAATATTTTTTGTTTTCTTCCTTTCGCATTCGTCTTTGTGATTCCATCCCCCTTAGATATTAAATCTCTGCCTTCGACCTGTGATTTGGTTGCCACCAAAGGGCGGCATAATCCAATATAAGAACGACAACTGAAACTGTGGTTTTGACCTCAGTACCAGTTATGGGAATCCAGGAGTAATTTAGATTCGCACCTACAGTAGATTCTCGTGAGTACGGCCGTTCGCTCGTCAATGACGGCTTCCCCTCGCATGAAACGATTAATGCAAGCACTTTGGTACTGTCGAAAAGAACTTAATAAAAGTAAATTTACAAcagtcaatgttcattcagatctCGTCTTTTCAAGTGACTATGCTATTTCGGATTAAGTGATGGCCCGTGGCCGAGTTTACACATATTAGAGATAGGCAACAAATATGAATTAAAATCGTCAGTGATTATTTTCATTATTCAGTGCAGAATCCGATAACGTTAGCTAAAATTCTGCAACCGATAGGCGTATTTAGCTTTTGTTTGCTTTCGTGATTTCCATTGTACACACCTTTCCCTTGATACACACATACAACATAATCTGCTGATTAAAAACTTCAGAAGGTAAGTAACTCGACCGATTCATAAGTGTCCAATATTTGCTTATCCGTTCTTTCCCTTCCCCCGGTATGCAAAAGAATCGTCACCAATGGACATTTCCAAAGAAGGCGTATGGCTTGTTATTATTACAATCTAAGTGATATAATTTTTCTCTTTTGGGATTACAATGTCCGAGAGCGGAAAGTAGGCGAGATTAGTGGATTACCCGTGTTTGACATTGAAATGTGAAATAAATAAACGTTTACATTGTTATATGATAAGAACACACTGCAGACCTATAGTCACAGGTAAATGACACACCTGACGGCTCTATAGTGTTTAATCTCAATGTATGTCGCAACAATGAAAACTTGTTTGAAATATATTTTTCTAAATCTAAAATATCCCAGAACAGAAGAAACTCGGCTCCAacacagaataaaaatcctatAAAATGCAAATATCACGATTATTTACATTTGTAAACTCCAAGATCCTGATTCTCTGTTGTTCGTGTGCCCTGTGTGACACTCGGCCAAACCACGAGATCGAATGACACTTTTCGGCTGGTCGATATAGGGAAGTCGATTTACACAGTAGCATTTGTATTAGGAATCAAGCATCCTCTAATGCAAAGTAGATTGGATTTGCACATAAATCTGTGATATCAAAAATAATCAGCTCGAGTTTGGCACTGGACTAACCAGCCTGGGTTTGTTTTTACAAATATGCTTCTAAATTAACACGATGTCCTCTCACAGTCTATTATACAAAACATATATGAAGACTTACAGTAGATTTGTAAAAAGAATGCTGGCCCCATCATATTGAACTCTGGAGTTAAACAAAACCACTTCAGCAGTAAAACTTCCCATGGTTCGCTGACGTTGCCGTTAATGTTACCTCAGCAGGGAAGTTGTATTTCTGTTACCTTTCCATTGTACTTGATTCGTAATGACACATAATGGATTACATATAATAATATCAGAATCTTTATCAAAGCACTTGAATCAACCATACACAGTGCCACGATTTTAATAACTGTGCTAATTCATGTTAACATCACAACTTTTGATCTATTACTTTAGATCCCTAGAAGTTTTGAGACAGGGCATAGCTTTACCTGAATTTTACACTGCACATGGGAAGAAAAATGCAATTTTCAATCGAAGTAGAAATTTCAAAATGATCCTCAGGGATCTACTAATCGGATCACTAAATGCCTCAGAGGAAAACCCCTTATTGGATTAGATCAGATGGTATTATAAGGTTAGAACAAAGTAGGTATTAAATACTCACAGAACAGGAATTTGTTTAATTGATATTTTGCtgttgttgaaatccatatacttgAAGATAAGCAGAAGGTGGAAACTTGTCAGCATTTTATTGGTTGAATTGTTTATATTGTAAAAATTTTGAatactggaaatcagaaataaagcaAAGTTGAGGATTTTGTCACAAGACGCTGCTGTGCTGTGCTATACTCCATGACTCCATGACTGGTGAAAATGTTTGTGCTAAAGTTAAGAGAGTGTAAAGAATGGAAATTGGGGATAAAGCATATTTGAGcattttgtatatttaaaaaaaattagatttcAGGTGAAATTTAGACTCAGTGAATCACCGTCATTTTCATGAAACCATTCTTCATTGAGTTGTTGATAGATCTATTTGCATTTTTCAGAACATGGTTATTTTGTAGCTGCTAATTATTTTTGTGCATCATAATACAGTTTGAAACAAGTTTACCAAGAGTAGAATACTATACTCACTGCAGATATGAGACAAATTTAGACGTACTTAAGCTGTGCCCAAAGGAGCTGTGACACTGAGGTGTGAGCATGTCTTGGAGCTGTGGTGATGTCCCATAGCAAGCAGTACACTTGTGCAGACAATCCTGGGGCTACGAGTGCAgtgttgataataaatgtgttaAATCTAATGAGTGTTAACTGGAGTGTGGTGACAGCTACAAATTAGCCAAGAAAGTTACTTCCATTCTCTGCATGCTGTACACACGTCTGTGGTCTACAAAGGTCAAAGAAGGATGCCCTTGGTACCTCAGATCCAGATGTTAGAAATGGACAAAAGAGGCAGGTGAGATTTTATCTggagtgagggtagatgtgatCAGAGGGCAGGAACACAATCAAGCCAGATCAAGCTGTAAGAAATCACAGAAGGCTCATTTGGCACCTTAGGTTGAGGATAAGGCATGCCCAGGAACAAAAACAAAAATGAGCAGGCAGCCTGTATGCTGCTAAATGGCACTTTCTTGGAAATAAACATAAATTCTTGACAGCCTGCGAGGAGCAATTTATTATCAGCTAATATCCATTAGTAATTTTAACATGCACCATCATGTTTGAACTGCACAGTCTACTGTTTATTAGTTTTTACCACATTATTCGATTATCTTTAGCTTCTATAATAATGGTTGTTTATAAATCCTGGCAGATATTCTCACATGCCTAATCTCTTTTCCACTTGTCCTATGAAAGGAAAGGTCTCATTTCTGACCTTAACTGAATGATGTGAGCAACAGGAAAAGCCCTGTGCCTTCTACACTTTGTGGCTGCAGGTTTTGGCCTGACTGGTGACTCTGCTGTTGCTATTGTCGCTTCTGTGGCTGGGGTGATGTTGAAAACACTGCTTCAGGTAGTGGACTGCAGTCAGACTTATAACCTAACTGAGTACATATTGTCTTGGCCATCTATGTCACTGAAGCTCTGTGATCTTGGTTTTGCCGGCGATTGaaacaacaattttcatttaTTTACATCCATTTCATTAGGAGAATTTAAAACTCAGACATTATCATTGATATGAAATCTCTCTTTGGAAACTGATCTGAAATAATATTTCTGACAATCCTGTTTCATTTCTACTCTTTGATTTATTAAACTTGACCTTCTTTGCAATTGTCATTTTATGAGAAGTTCTGATAGTGTGCACCCCATTGAGAAATATCCAAACCTAACTTCTTCTCTGAATTGAACACATTCCCCAATTCAGAATCAGTTGGTGTCATAAACTCTTCCCATCCAGACTGGTGCATTATGATATCTTGCTTCTTCAGTTGTGTCACAACTAACTAGGTAACTTCTTCTGTTTTAACTTCCCTCACACTGAATGGTGGTGAACCCAATTGCAGAGAAAAGTCACACATACTTAGAGGAAAAATTCCACCAAGGCTTTGCTGGATTCTTCAGCAGACAAGGTACAGACAGAGGgtccaaaacacacacacacacacacacacacacacacacacacacaggcaaaatTTAACTAGCTTCAAAAACAAAAAATTGTTACAAACAAAAACAATAGTTCACTTACAAAAGATGATTTCAAGACTGAAGAAAGAAACCAGCGACAAGGAATTAAGAGGGGCTACAAGCAAGGCATAGGTGATAACCATGTACAAATAATTAGCCCAGTGGGCAGGTGACCAGGAAGGTCTTGTTGACCTTATCAtctctgcctccctctggtggccAGTTTGAGGTGTGACGACAGGTTGACCTGTGTGGTGGCAGTTAGATCTTGACATGCTTTCCAGCACTTGTCTCAACGTTGAGAGGATTTGTTCCAAATATGACTTAATTTATACAGTGCTTTTCCTTCGAGGTATGTCGCTGGAATTCTGTGAATAAGTGTACTTGCTCATGATAGAACAAATCCGAACAACGTTAACCTTCACTTCAATGTGATTCATCAAAACACGTCTTGAAATTTTAGCTCGCCTATTTTCGGTCAGTCTATTTTCAACATGCATACTATACATTCTAGTCACTTCTCATCAACCTCCACCCTATAAAAGCTAATGTAATAATCTGAATCCACAATTTCATTTGTGAATTGTAAACAGCTATAATGTGATCCTTACATTGGTATTTAAAGCTGGTGTTTGTATTGAATTTGCATCATTATGAATGACTGGCATGACATTTCCCACAAATAGATCATCTAGGCATGCTTCTCTCCTTCCCACCCCACATCGATGCTATGGTCTTCTCCAAGCAGCATGACCATAGGCCATTTGGGATGACTGTAGCTGCTGTCTGCTAGGATTTCTCAAAAgtaagttagaacatagaacagcacaccacagtacaggcccttaagCCCATTATGTGTTCCAACCCTTTGACTACTCCAAGGTCAACCAAATAGTCctcaattttcctttcatccaagtgcctatcaaaggatctcttaaatgtccctagtgtGTCTGCCTTTACTTTCACGTCttgcagtacattccatgcatgGTCACATcttgcagtgcattccatgcataaTCACATctgtcagtgcattccatgcatggTCACATcttgcagtgcattccatgcacagtCACATCTTGCAGTGCATCCCCTGCATGGTCTCATctgtcagtgcattccatgcacggtcatatcaggcagtgcattccatggacCTACCACTCTATGTAAAGAACAcgcctctgacatccctctatactttcctcccaatGCCTTAAAATCATtcacccttgtattagccatttccgccctggggggAAAATATTTGACTGTCAACTTGATCTATACATCCTAACAtctaatacacctctatcaagtgacctcacatcctccttcgctcagagaaaagccctagctcactcaacctatcctcataagacatattctctaatccagtaacatcctggtaagtcttctctgcaccctcttcaggCATTGTGAGTATCTCTGGTTCTGTCCTTTcctcagcagcatttgtggatggCTCAATGTAGAAGGTGAAAGGAGAAAGGTGAAGGGTCACTGAACAGTCACTGCAAATTCCGTTAATAGGGCTTCAAGTAGGTGTTAGTGTGATTGCAAAGTGATTCCAGGATGCtgctccatctcccagatgttgAAGTgaaatagatttgtcaggcaagatttctcttatgctaactttggcctatttatAATGTGCTCGGAGTATCCTGAAACttaatccttaataatggactccaatatcttcccaaacactgaagtcaggctataaGGTCATAAGAACATGAGATAGGAGCatgaatcaggccattcagcccatcaaatctgctccgccattccatcatgattgatcccagatcccactcaatcccatacacttgtcttctcagtataTCTTTtgaagccctgaccaatcaggaaatgactAATCTCCACATTAAATACATgcatggacttggactccaccacagtctgtggcagagcattccacagatttactactctctgactaaaaaatttcctccttacctcttttcTGAAGGGTCACCTCTCaatattgaggctgtgccctctagctctgg is a genomic window containing:
- the bhlhe22 gene encoding class E basic helix-loop-helix protein 22, with the protein product MERSLHLNGPQEDLFRQTLSASAKRLESTFRPPAAIELSLPEPRSPMVCFEQADADAVHQQPGGEAGGGSGQYAEHQVTSCRESSGGDQSPDEDSDERCELMLGRQGGTERAGSLTKGAGVAASKKNKEQRALRLSINARERRRMHDLNDALDELRSVIPYAHSPSVRKLSKIATLLLAKNYILMQAQALDEMRRLVAYLNQGQSLPAAALPSSAAAAALTPSLGAYEQAAAGGYPFTASGLVAATAAAAAASCPDKCVTSTALYSTSSLCKQCSDKP